AAAGGTTTCAGATTTTCTTTATCGTCTAGTAAACTTTGACTGCACATCTCTTGGTCATGAGTTCGCAAAGTGACAACTATTTTCCAAATTAATCGTCTTCATGAGATCTTCGGTTTGGCAAAAAAAATCGTTGCTTTCCGAACTTGATACCGGCCCTATTTCGTAAAAACATAAGTGAAATTAGTAGATTCCGCTATCAATCTACTATTTTCATATATTTGGTAGACATATTTTGACAGTACATTGGTCAAAATCCACTATTTGTGAATATACTAGTAATAGGCTAATTACCAAACTTCCATCCCGAATTCTTCTAATTTAATTTGATAATCaaatattaatttattaattaaaactaCACCCCACAGTCTCCAGTCCTAATGGAATTGACATGTTAATGACAAAGTCAACATGATGTTCTGTTTACATGTGGGCATGTGGCTACTTAATTCAATTTTGTACTCCTCACACTTTCTGCATTATCTATTTTTCTGAAATCTTGCATTTACAACAAAtttaaaaaacataaaaaaaaaaaaaaaaaaaaaaaaaaaactcttgaGATATTATTCAAGTCCCACAATCATGGACGTTTCAACAGCGTTGTCCTTAGTTCAAACTATCCTTGCTGCTATCCAAACTTTGGGTCACTTACAGTCTGTGTGCTCCATTTCTAATTGCAAATCCGAGCTTGATGATCTCCAGAACACCGTCGAAACTGTCAGAGCTGTTCTTGAGGATGCTGATGCCAAGCAGGACTTGCTCAGCAGCCAGGAGAAGAATTACATTCAAGAGCTCAAAGATGCTGTTTACGATGCCGATGATGTGTTAGATGAGTTCCTTACCCTTGCCAAGCAGAATCAACTCAAAGGCAACAAGGTGAAATCCTATTTTTTTCGATTTAAGCTTCTTACTCACAGACTTTCAAGTAAAGTCAAAATGGTTAACGACAAGTTGAACAAAATTGCCACTAAGAGTGATAAGTTTAGTTTTAAGGTTGACTTTAAGCCTCTGAAATTTACAAAGGAGGAGACTTCTTCTTTTTTATGTGATCAAATCATTGGGAGGGAGGAAGATGTGGAGAAGATTACAGCTTTGTTATTGGGTTCCAATAATGTTGATCAGCAAAATGTTTCTTTTCTTGCCATTATGGGGATGGGAGGTTTAGGAAAAACCGCTCTTGCCCAACTTGTTTATAACGATCCTAGGATTAGTGAGGCATTCGAATTGAAGAGGTGGACTTGCATTGCTGATCAGGATGTACAACGGTGGAGCTTGAAAATGTTTTTAGGGAAGGTGGTAAAAGGACCATCCATTGATGATAAATCATCTTTGGAGGAGTTACATCATAAAGTTAAGGGGCAATTGGAAGGGAAAAAATATTTGCTCGTGTTAGATGATGTGTGGACTGAGTGTTATGATCAATGGCAGCAGTTTGAAGGGTTTTTGAAGGTGGGGGGGAAGGGGAAGTTGGATAATTGTAACCACGCGCTCAAAAACAACTGCCCAAATGATTGGAGGTAATCAAATACATGAGTTGCGAGGTTTGTCAGAACCGGATTCCTGGCATTTGTTTGAAAGGATGGCGTTTCAATCAGAGGAAAGAGAGGCTGAATTAGTTGAACTTGGCAAAGAGATTGTTAAAAAGTGCGCCAATGTTCCGCTTGCTATTAGAGTAGTTGGAAGTCTTTTGCGTGGTCAATCCAAGTCTAAGTGGCTATCATTTCACGACAAAGGTTTAGACTATCTTAGTGAAACTAATGATACCATGACCCGCATATTGAAGTTAAGTTATGATCAACTTAACCCTTCCCTGAAGGCGTGTTTCGTGTATTGTGCTCTCTTTCCTAAGGATTGGAAGATTAGTAAGCAAATGTTGGTTCAACTTTGGATGGCACAAGGCTACATTAACACGGAGAATTTAGGAGAGGAGTACTTTCTAATATTGCTCCAAAGGTGTTTTTTCCAAGATTTACTCGAGGATGAATTTGAGGGGATTGACTCGTTTAAAATACATGATCTTTTGCATGATACTGCTGAAAAAATAGCCGGTGAAGAAATTTGTAGGTTTAGTTTTGATACTTCTAATGTGAGTAAAAGAGTTCGTCATCTCTCTCTTATGAGCTACCCTCATGCACATCACATATTCAATAATACTCATGTTCGTACATGTCTTCAAATTAAGGGCAGAATGGACCAATTACTAGAAATTAAATCAATACCAAAATGGACATGCTTAAGGTCATTAGATTGGAGCTATTCAGAGGCCAAAAGTCTACCAAAATCAATAGGTCAATTGTTGCATCTGAGGAGTTTAGACCTCTCATTTAATAGAAATCTAAAAGTTCTTCCCAGATCAATAACAAAGCTAGTTAATCTTCAAACTTTGAATTTACGTTTTTGCTACCATTTAAAACAATTGCCAGATGATGTGAGCAAGCTAGTTGATCTAAGCACCTTAAATGTAGCTCGATGTGATGCGCTGAGTTGTATGCCGGCAGGCATAGGTATGTTGACCTGTCTGCAAACTCTATGCCAATTTGTGGTTGGTGCTCGAGCAAGTTCAACTTCAGAGCAATGTTTTCGTGGGCTGAAAGACCTATGTCATCTGAATAAATTAAAAGGGAGTTTGAGTATTCAAATTGCAGTACTTAAGAATGCAAAATTTGTGAAGGAAGAACATGGCGGGGGAGCCTATTTAAGGGGTAAGGAACACCTAGAGACGCTTGTTATTAACTTTAGACGGGGAGAGGAGTATGGAAGCAAGGAGTCTGAGCAAGAGCTACTGGAAGAGATGCAGCCTCATCATGATATCAAGGCATTGGAGTTGAATGGGTATCATGGTGAGACAATACCGAGATGGCCACGGAGGGGGGATAACTCGGCGTTGTTTGATTTCCCTAATCTTGTCACTTTGAAGATCGAAGATTGCAGTGATTTGCTCTATCTGCCTTGGCAGATTGGGAAACTTCCGCACCTTAAAACGCTTAAAATTTCTAAATTGTTGAATATGGAGTATGTGGCCGACTCAGAAACACTTGTCTCGGGTGAAGGATCATCCTTCTTTCCCTGCCTCGATTTCCTTGAGATTGATACGTTGCCTAAGTTAAAGGGGTGGTGGCGTAGATCAGATTTAGGGTCCCTCCTGGTCAAGCTTAATGGCAGTGGGAGCTGCCCAGAAGTCCGTGTAGAGTGGGTATCATCTCCCTCTTTTCCTCGGCTGAATTATCTGACTATAAAACATTGCGAAAAAATATTGTTTGCTCCTTTATATCCGGTACTCGAACATCTCGATATATATGACTCTAGGGGAAAGCTGTTCTGGAGTGGTATGAGGAGCACACCTCGCCATCATCCGTCGTCACATCCCAAATCGTGTAAACTGGAAATCAGCAACTTGGAGTGGCTCAAATCAATGCCAGTTGAGTACTCTCAGTTTATTGTAGAGCTAGATATAGTGGAAGATGAGAGCTTGGGAGAAGTGAATGAGTTTCCGTCTTGTTTGTTGTCTTCCCTGCGAAGCCTCTGCATCAGAAATTGCCCCAAACTTAAGAGCGTGGGAGGATGGTTGGAGCATCTTTCTGCCTTGGAGTATTTGCGTATATCAGAATGTCCAGAAGTGGAGTTGGGTGGAATGTCATGGCATAACCTTGCTGCTACCCTTCTACACTTGCGTTTGTTTGGATTTGAAGAGATGGAAGAAATGCCAGAGGGGATACAGTACTGCACTTCTCTCAAATCTCTTTACATTATGAATTGTCCCAAACTGAAATACCTGCCAAAATGGATGCCCAAACTCACCTCTCtccaaaaaattgaattttggttTTGTTCCGAGAGTCTAATGGAAAGATGCCAACAACCGAATGGGGAGGACTGGCCCCTCATCCGGCACATCTCAGAATTTAAAGTCTGGTATAGTGGTACTGGGGTAGAGGATAGTACTTTATAGAATGGTTTTAATTTGAGTGTTTGTGTTTAGAAATTGGACTCTATTTGTTTAACTTTTGTTAGACCGGTGGTGTTATGGACCTATGGTTATCAAATTGTACTGTACTAGTTATGTGAAGGTGTCGAGGTTAAGGGAAAAGAGGTATGCCAGGGTATATGATCTGCATTGCATTCTGAATTGTGCTTTTGTGTTGTTCAGGCAACTCTTTTTGAAATACTAGACAAGTAGAAATATTATGTTTTTGGTGTAAAGGGAGCCAAAAGGGGGTATGGATGGTGTGTAATATAGTTGTAAGGTTGTTTCTCGTTTGTGTGTAGCTATGTCTGCGTTTGCGCGGAATAAGGCGTGCCTCGGAAGGTCTGTATCAGGTTAGCTGCTTCCGTTAGCCCAAGGCTGTTGCCTGTCAGTTGTTTCCGTATAAAGGGAATGAACATGCTTTATACCAAAAACTGACTTAATTTATGTGCAGGTGCCCTATAATGCCAGACTTGATGCACAAGAACTAGCAAATACGGAACCCATCAACGCTTACTCCAATTGTTGTAGCACTCTAAATGCCATGTATCCATGAACTTTAACCATTTGAAAAACCAGGTGAACATGAGAAGCAACAGAAAATATTCGCCGATTAATAGTATTTTAATAATGTTAACTGTTAACCCCGGTGTTTATGCATGAGTGCCGGGCTGCTTGACTGTAATTTCTATCATGTCGTTGATTTGCAATATATTCTGAAGTGTTATTGTTTAAATCTGTTTGCTTGTTGGATCGACAACTTTCATGGCGAAGCTTATAAATTATACGACCAAACTATGTCTCACTTTATAAGTTCAGAATTTGTTGGTAACACAGTAATGTGCTCGTGCTCGCTTATTTACGATGCTAATTTGAAACAGAAAGAATCTACCGTTCGATTACAAAGACCGGTGTTGGGTGACAGGGGTATAAGGAATCGGGTTCCGCATAATTAAAATGGTTAAAATAATTTTTTGTTAGGGAAGATAAGAAATACAAGCTcgaacacacacaaaaaaaaaatgaagtaaCTAGAGAACATTTAATCTAATTGTAACACGGTTATACAAAAAAGAGTAGCTCTGTTTTGAGACGATCTCAACATAagacgggatttaataataaagaCGGAAAAGATAAAATTATCTTGTGATTATTTAAAATGGTAAAATGGTCATATTTTATCGTATAaataaacatgtgattattgtgttTGTGTTAAACATACAATTATCTAGTCTCATAAATCATACTGCCTCTTATTCTAAATAATAATATTCTTCCTTTCCTCTTTTTATCTATTcacaatactttttttttctttccttatttagtaaaatttaattaatacttattttaatcatctcaccccacaacaatacttattttaatcaccttatctTACAAcattacttattttaatcacttcacccacaataataccccacaatacatTCTCTTTCCATTTACCTCATCCCACCACAATACTTTAGCTTATTTAATTCGGGTTTCCTTAATTCTCGTGTTACCATTGAATAGGAAATATTATCTAGAATAAGAGTGAGTAAATAGTTTCAATAACTAGCTTGTTTTACAATAGACCCGGCTAAACAAGTTTGTAACTTAATCAAAGATAAACGCAAACTCAGGTGTACAAGGAGCAATGGAGATGGAAATTTACACATACACCCGACTCAAATACGGACTAAACCAAATGATTCACGCCCAAAAACCAAATAAACCAGATGATGGTTCACacccaaaaaaacaaatttaaacGCAGGGAGACAAGAAGAAGGAAAGAGCAGTAAAAATATTCATTTGTAGAGAAGAAGTAAATCCAACTGAGATCAAGTCAAGATTTTAATTACTGTGGTAATTCTTTTACCCTTATCTTATTAtattgttttgtcttatttatttCTCTCATCTTGGTACATTTTTTACAATTTTGCTCCACTCATTTCATTTTACGGTTTTACCTCGTTTCCGTGATTGTGGTGGTACTGTCGTACTGGTATAGTCAATTAGTCATATTCTTTACTTGATACGGAGTATCTTAATAATCTTATATCCTTCTGATCATTATTAAGTATCTGTAATCATATACCCTAGTTTCAATCATATTTTAAATTGATTTCAAAATTGATGGGCAAAATCAAATTGAATGTATAAAACATTAGAACAAGGAGAATTGTTATCCACCTACTCTTTTCTACTTTCTCGTTTAATAACCGGTTAGAATATATTCCCTCTATTCTCCTATTTTCTTAAAGAGAGCTTTATTGCGGTACATTTGATCGTATTTTTCAATATCTATATGGTACTTTTTTTTTTGTCGAATTTCTTTTTCTTAAAAATTGATATTAATCgtaaatgttttatttttaaataaatagTTTTTATTTTTCAACTTATTTAAAACTTTGACCTCCAAAAAGCAAATGAGAAAAAAATAGGAGAATAAAGGGTACTATATTTGGTCTTATCTACTTGTCATTCAACCCTACacgatactccctcctattcactatattcttcccctttcctttttgcacaagaaataagcaagtgaatttggaccacacaaaatacattaccccacatgcaattgaatttggaccacacaaatcaacctaataaaggaaatagggaagaaaacccgaataatccgaataaggaattagggaagaatatagtgaataggagggagtatatattatcTTTAATTGATTGTAAGAGGGTAAAGGGAGAAGGTGGAATAAGAGGTGGGAAAGAGATGAGACGCCCACTGATTTGAGAGTCTAAAATGCAAGTCAAGTTTAATGATTGTCGTTTGAAATCTTGTGCCAAAGTGTGTGGATTTTATCATCTTGTGAACTCAAATAATTGGACTCCTTTATTTTTAGACCACTTATCTCACATCTCCATTATCCGCACCCTGAAATCAGTTGATTGAAATCGTCCTcacaaattttaaacaattggtctcccttgtgacgggttaccatttgtggcggatattttgtaagataaaatggtaacaaaatgggttagtgaaaaaaggggaccacatgaacagtgttgcagagagagaagaagtgggtactttgtgaggtaaaatggtatccgtcactcaagagtgacggatatgtgccgtcacaaacaagaatttgtgaatttTAAAAGGTAACACAATTTCGAAGAATCGGAgagagtattatttattattccaAATCACATTTACATAATAATGTGAACAGGTCTGCAAATGAAAAGAGGAATTTCCGACATCATTCATGTTTCAGACTCATTATTATAATTTTCggaatttttagttaaaattttcgaaagtTTTTCGAGTGTACCTTATATCATTACCAATTCGCACCCACTAAAATTTTTCGCCCCCTAAGCTTAAATCTTGGCTCCGCCAATGAGATTATTCGGATGATCAACCCAGAGTTTGGATTGCAAGTGAGATGAATTAAGTACAATTATTTGAGAGAACGCTATATTTTTACAGCACATTAACCGACCAAACGTACAATAATGAACTTGACACATGAATGATGGTGTCGAAAATTACTCCTTTCATTTTCAGACTTGTTCTCCATTATTCGAACTTTCAGTTGTTACCTTTGTAGAATTAATAATTACTTCCTTGTAGTTGTGGCCTTGTGGGTGTAATCTAACCGAACTCCAGTCCTACTGGCCTACTTGGCATTGACATTTCAATGACAAAAGTCTTTACCAAGTCAACATATTTTACAAAACGCGTATGTGCTTATGAAATCTTGCCCTCTCTATTATTGCTTATCCATTTATCTGAAATCATGCATTTACaaacatacacaaaaacaaaacaaaaactcaGAGATATCATTCCTTTCCCACAATCATGGAGCTATCAAATACGTTGTCTTTAGTTCAAACTATACTTACTGCTATCCAAACTTTGGGTCTGATGCAGTCAGTGTGCTCCATCTCTAACTGCAAATCCGAGCTTGATGATCTCCATAACACTGTCCAAACCGTCAGAGCTGTTCTTGAAGATGCTGATGCCAAGCAGGACTCTCTTAACTCCCAGGAGAAGAATTACATTCAAGAGCTCAAAGATGCTGTTTACGACGCCGATGATGTGTTAGATGAGTTCCTCACCCTTGCCAAACAGAATCAACTCAGACGCAACAAGGTGATCtcctttttttttcggtttaAGCTTCTTACTCACAGACTTTCAAGTAAAGTCAAAAGGGTTAACAACAGGTTGAACAAAATTGCCATTAAGAGTGATAAGTTTAGTTTTAAGGTTGACTATAAGCCTCTGAAATTTACAAAGGAGGAGACTTCTTCTTGTTTGTCTGATGTAATCATCGGGAGGGAGGAAGATGTGGAGAAAATTGTAGGTGTGTTGTTGGGTTCTCATAATGTACATCACCCAAATGTTTCTTTGCTTTCCATTATGGGTATGGGAGGtttgggaaaaaccgctcttgcgCAACTTGTGTTTAACGATCCTAGAATCACTGAGGCATTCCCACTGAAGAGGTGGACTTGCATTGCTGATCAGGATCAAGAACAGTTAGACTTGAAAGAGCATTTAGCGAAGGTGGTGAAAGGATTCTCTGTTACTGATAAAATGTCTTTGGAGGACATACATCATAGAGTGAAGGAGCAACTGGGAGGGAAAAAGTATTTGCTCGTGTTAGATGATGTGTGGACTGAAAGTTATGATGAATGGCAAAAGTTGGAAGGGTTTTTGAAGGTAGGGGGAAGGGGGAGTTGGATAATTGTAACCACACGCTCAAAAACAACTGCGCAAATGATTGCAGGTGATCAAATGCATGAGTTGCGAGGTTTGTCAGAATCCAATTCATGGCATTTGTTTGAAAGGATGGCGTTTCAAGCAGAAGAAAGAGATGATGAACTAGTTAAACTTGGCAAAGAAATCGTTAAAAAGTGCACCAATGTTCCACTTGCTATTAGAGTGGTAGGAAGTCTTCTGCGTGGTCAATCCAAGTCTAAGTGGCTGTCATTTCATGAAAAAGGGTTAGACTCTCTTGGTGAAAGTAATGATACAATAACCCGCATACTGAAGTTAAGTTATGATCAACTCAACCCTTCTTTGAAAGCTTGTTTTTCGTATTGTGCTATCTTTCCCAAGGATTGGCAGATTAGTAAGCAACTGTTGATTCAACTTTGGATGGCACAAGGCTACATTAACTCGGAGAATTTGGGCGAGGACTACTTTCTTATATTGTTTCAAAGGTGTTTTTTCCAAGATTTACTAGAGGATAAATTCGGGAAGAAAGTATTGTTTAAGATACATGATCTCTTGCATGATTTTGCTGAAAAAGTAGCAGGCGGAGAAATTTGTAGGATAAGTTTTGATACTTCCGGTGTGGGTAAACGAGTTCGCCATGTCTCTTTTGCACACCATATGAATTTTTGTACTTCCAGTGTGAGTGACTCTTATGCACAACATATCTTCAATAATACTCATATTCGTACGTGCCTTCAAATCAAGGATTGTTTGGTGGTGCGTATAGTGGGCCAATTACTAGCAAGTAAATCAATACCAAAATGGACATGCTTAAGGTCATTAGATTTGAGAGATTCAAAGGCCAAAAGTTTACCAAAATCAATAGGTAAACTGTTGCATTTGAGGAGTTTAGACCTCTCAGACAATAGTGATCTGAAAGTTCTTCCCAAGTCAATAACAAAGCTAGTTAATCTCCAaactttgaatttatataattgtaAGAGTTTAAAACAACTGCCAGATGATGTGAGCAAGCTAGTTGATCTAAGCACCTTAGATATAGTTGACTGTGATGCACTGAGTTATGTGCCAATGCCGGCAGGCATAGGTATGTTGACCAATCTGCAAACTCTATGCCAATTTGTGGTTGGTGCTCGACCAAGTTCAACTTCAAAGCAATGGTTTTATGGGTTGGTAGACCTAAAGCACCTGAACAAATTGAAAGGGCATTTGAAGATTGAATTAGCAGTACTTAAAAATGCAAAATTTGTGAAGGAAGAACAAGGTGGTGGAGGCTACTTAAGGAGTAAGGAACACCTAGAAAATATTGTAATTAACTTTAGCGAGGGAGAGGAGTATGGAAGCAAGGAGTCTGAGCAAGCATTGCTGGAAGAGATGCAGCCTCATCATAATGTCAAGAGATTGAAGTTGAATGGGTATCATGGTGAGACAATACCGAGATGGCCAGGGAGGGGGGATAACTCGACGTTGTTCGATTTCCCTAATCTTGTCACTTTGCGGATCGTAGATTGCAGTGAGCTTCTGTATCTGCCTTGGCAAATTGGGAAACTGCCCCACCTTAAAACGCTACAGATTTCGAATTTGCCGAACATGGAATATGTGGCGGACTCAGAAACACTTGTCTCGGATGTAGGATCATCCTTCTTTCCCTGCCTCGATTTCCTGGAGATTGATGAGTTGCCTAAGTTAAAAGGGTGGTGGCGGAGATCAGAATCAGGGTCGCACATGGTCAACTCTAGTACTGACAGTAGGAGCAGCCGAGAAGGACAAGTAGAGTGGGAATCATCTCCCTGTTTTCCTCTACTAAAGATTCTCAGTATAAGAAATTGTGAAAATATGATGTTTGTCCCTTTATGTCCGCAACTCGAACAGCTCATAATATATGATTCCAGAGCAGATATGAGGTGCGCACATCGTCCCTTGTCATGTACCAAATTGAAGAGACTGGAAATCAACAACTTGGAGTGGCTCAAATCAATGCCAATCGAGTACTCTCAGTTTCTTTCAGAGATAGATATATGGTCTGATAAGAGAATGGAGAGGTTGGGAGAAGTAAATGAGTTTCCGACCTATTTATTGTCTTCCGTGCGAACCCTACGCATCAACTATTGCCCGGAACTTGTTAGCATAAGAGGATGGTTGGATCATCTATCTGCCTTGGAGTATTTGTGGATATACAGCTGTCCAAAAGTGGAGTTGGGTGGGATATCATGGCATAACCTTGCTGGTAGTCTTCAACACTTGTATTTGAGTGGATTAAAAGAGATGGAGGAATTGCCAGAGGGGTTACAGTACTGCACTTCCCTCCAATTTCTTGACATAACCTTGCTGCTACCCTTCAAACTGAAATCCATGCCAAAATGGATGCCCAAACTCACCTCtctccagaaactcaatattgcgTGGTGTTCCGAGAGTCttagagaaagatgccaaaaacCGAATGGGGAGGATTGGCCCCTCATCCACCACATCTCATCTCTTCACATATGCTAGAGATTAGAGAATAGTGTGCACTCTATCTTATACTCCGTACATTATTACGGGAATCCaattattattttatgagatctTAAGTTAAGTGACAAATTATATGAAGAAATAAGAATACACACTTCATCTTTATATTGTCGCTATTTGACTTTGGTAGTCAAATCATATAAACCACCTTTTTTTATGTATATTGTACCCTCCAATTTTTGTTGAACGAATTTTTTCTTCTTTGCAATTTACAAACAAACATAATCCATGTGAGAAAAACAATTTTTTCTTCTTTGCAATTTTTTCTTCTTTGCAATTCTCCCTCTAGTCGTTTAGTATGGCTAATTGGCTAAAGTACACATGGGATGTTCCCCTTGCTAATATTCAATGGGAAATGGGAGAATATTAATGACTTGCAGTAATTGAATTATAGTGAGGATGATTCAAGAGTTCAAATGAATAAGATAATCCATGTGAGAAAGATGTGAAGCTGTAAGGAGTTATACGATTTGATTATAGACTACTTAAACAAGTAGAGAGGTATATAAGATGATTTCTAAAATGGAGGGGTATATCGTAGAAAAACAAAAGACTGGGTACCATAGTCGACGTTGGTTGATAACTTGTATTATACACTGTACATATACAGCTAcaaaatatttgaatagattTGGTCTTGCTTAAgccttaagaccgtcttaatttaagATCTCTCGCAATCTTTTTATATTGTAACCTCTATTTTAATCGTGTGTGAAAGGTGTCTTAAGTTCTGGGTTCACAAAAAGGAGTACGACCATCTTAAAACGGTCCTTTTGATAACTACCTTACTCTTAGAAGGGTCATAATTTTCTTCTGATTTGGATTCATTTTTAGTACATAATTTGAGTGAAAGGCCAGTCTTACGCATGGCGAATTGTTTACTACCTCGCCATCATTTTAAGTCGTGCATTCTCAGAGCATGAATATAAATGAGGTTATCAGCAAAACTTCAAAATACGGCACAGATAGGTAATTCAAATTCCAAAATTTAGAGGGAATGACCCAAAAGAATTCTTGATATTTCTCGACCAAAATTTTCCCACATCGGAATACTGCCAAGGGCCAGCCTTCCTTGCTCCTATCTTTCCCTGCTAAATCAAATCGAAAGCTTTGGTTCACAGCTTGAGAATTGTCCATATATTTACATATGTTAACCTAATGCTACAGTTTACAAGTCCTACAAGGTGAGATATAAAATGGTGAAATTGAGTATGTCTCGTCTCCCGATGTATGTAGTCAATCTAGTCTCCTGAAAACCTTATCAATGACTTCTTTCAAATTCGTGCAGCCGACTATCTGAATTTCAGAGCTGATGGCTTCTAGAGCTTTTTCAGCCGAAGCGGGAACAACACACTTCTAAACCTTATCAAGGTGAGCTTTTTCACACCGTACAACTggtgtatagtccatgaattgagAATGTGGTAGAGAATAGTCTTATTGTGTATAATATGATAATAGATTAATAGGAAATAATAATGATCGCACTATTTATTGTGTATTTCTGTTTACCATGTTAATAATGATGGCTACAACTTCTTTCAGGTACAATActactccctccctccctccattTCAATCATTTGGCTACCTTTAACTAAAATAcccgtcacaaaaaataaaaaaaggtaaacaaatgactgaaggAGGGGGCAAACTTTAATTAGTTGCATATAATTGGAGTACAAGCTGATCT
The Silene latifolia isolate original U9 population chromosome 11, ASM4854445v1, whole genome shotgun sequence genome window above contains:
- the LOC141612539 gene encoding uncharacterized protein LOC141612539, with the translated sequence MIGGNQIHELRGLSEPDSWHLFERMAFQSEEREAELVELGKEIVKKCANVPLAIRVVGSLLRGQSKSKWLSFHDKGLDYLSETNDTMTRILKLSYDQLNPSLKACFVYCALFPKDWKISKQMLVQLWMAQGYINTENLGEEYFLILLQRCFFQDLLEDEFEGIDSFKIHDLLHDTAEKIAGEEICRFSFDTSNVSKRVRHLSLMSYPHAHHIFNNTHVRTCLQIKGRMDQLLEIKSIPKWTCLRSLDWSYSEAKSLPKSIGQLLHLRSLDLSFNRNLKVLPRSITKLVNLQTLNLRFCYHLKQLPDDVSKLVDLSTLNVARCDALSCMPAGIGMLTCLQTLCQFVVGARASSTSEQCFRGLKDLCHLNKLKGSLSIQIAVLKNAKFVKEEHGGGAYLRGKEHLETLVINFRRGEEYGSKESEQELLEEMQPHHDIKALELNGYHGETIPRWPRRGDNSALFDFPNLVTLKIEDCSDLLYLPWQIGKLPHLKTLKISKLLNMEYVADSETLVSGEGSSFFPCLDFLEIDTLPKLKGWWRRSDLGSLLVKLNGSGSCPEVRVEWVSSPSFPRLNYLTIKHCEKILFAPLYPVLEHLDIYDSRGKLFWSGMRSTPRHHPSSHPKSCKLEISNLEWLKSMPVEYSQFIVELDIVEDESLGEVNEFPSCLLSSLRSLCIRNCPKLKSVGGWLEHLSALEYLRISECPEVELGGMSWHNLAATLLHLRLFGFEEMEEMPEGIQYCTSLKSLYIMNCPKLKYLPKWMPKLTSLQKIEFWFCSESLMERCQQPNGEDWPLIRHISEFKVWYSGTGVEDNRWCYGPMVIKLYCTSYVKVSRLREKRYARLCLRLRGIRRASEGLYQVPYNARLDAQELANTEPINAYSNCCSTLNAIFTNIHKNKTKTQRYHSFPTIMELSNTLSLVQTILTAIQTLGLMQSVCSISNCKSELDDLHNTVQTVRAVLEDADAKQDSLNSQEKNYIQELKDAVYDADDVLDEFLTLAKQNQLRRNKVISFFFRFKLLTHRLSSKVKRVNNRLNKIAIKSDKFSFKVDYKPLKFTKEETSSCLSDVIIGREEDVEKIVGVLLGSHNVHHPNVSLLSIMGMGGLGKTALAQLVFNDPRITEAFPLKRWTCIADQDQEQLDLKEHLAKVVKGFSVTDKMSLEDIHHRVKEQLGGKKYLLVLDDVWTESYDEWQKLEGFLKVGGRGSWIIVTTRSKTTAQMIAGDQMHELRGLSESNSWHLFERMAFQAEERDDELVKLGKEIVKKCTNVPLAIRVVGSLLRGQSKSKWLSFHEKGLDSLGESNDTITRILKLSYDQLNPSLKACFSYCAIFPKDWQISKQLLIQLWMAQGYINSENLGEDYFLILFQRCFFQDLLEDKFGKKVLFKIHDLLHDFAEKVAGGEICRISFDTSGVGKRVRHVSFAHHMNFCTSSVSDSYAQHIFNNTHIRTCLQIKDCLVVRIVGQLLASKSIPKWTCLRSLDLRDSKAKSLPKSIGKLLHLRSLDLSDNSDLKVLPKSITKLVNLQTLNLYNCKSLKQLPDDVSKLVDLSTLDIVDCDALSYVPMPAGIGMLTNLQTLCQFVVGARPSSTSKQWFYGLVDLKHLNKLKGHLKIELAVLKNAKFVKEEQGGGGYLRSKEHLENIVINFSEGEEYGSKESEQALLEEMQPHHNVKRLKLNGYHGETIPRWPGRGDNSTLFDFPNLVTLRIVDCSELLYLPWQIGKLPHLKTLQISNLPNMEYVADSETLVSDVGSSFFPCLDFLEIDELPKLKGWWRRSESGSHMVNSSTDSRSSREGQVEWESSPCFPLLKILSIRNCENMMFVPLCPQLEQLIIYDSRADMRCAHRPLSCTKLKRLEINNLEWLKSMPIEYSQFLSEIDIWSDKRMERLGEVNEFPTYLLSSVRTLRINYCPELVSIRGWLDHLSALEYLWIYSCPKVELGGISWHNLAGSLQHLYLSGLKEMEELPEGLQYCTSLQFLDITLLLPFKLKSMPKWMPKLTSLQKLNIAWCSESLRERCQKPNGEDWPLIHHISSLHIC